A genome region from Sceloporus undulatus isolate JIND9_A2432 ecotype Alabama chromosome 1, SceUnd_v1.1, whole genome shotgun sequence includes the following:
- the LRRC4C gene encoding leucine-rich repeat-containing protein 4C, translating into MLNKMTLHPQQIMIGPRFNRALFDPLLVVLLALQLLVVAGLVRAQTCPSVCSCSNQFSKVICVRKNLREVPDAISTNTRLLNLHENQIQIIKVNSFKHLRHLEVLQLSRNHIRTIEIGAFNGLANLNTLELFDNRLSTIPNGAFVYLSKLKELWLRNNPIESIPSYAFNRIPSLRRLDLGELKRLSYISEGAFEGLSNLRYLNLAMCNLREIPNLTPLVKLDELDLSGNHLTSIKPGSFQGLMHLQKLWLIQSQIQVIERNAFDNLQSLVEINLAHNNLTLLPHDLFTPLRLERIHLHHNPWNCNCDILWLSWWIKDKAPSNTACCARCNTPPSLKGRYIGELDLNYFTCYAPVIVEPPTDLNVTEGMAAELKCRASTSLTSISWITPNGSVITHGAYRVRISVLSDGTLNFTRVTAQDTGLYTCLVSNSVGNTTASATLNVTAQECITYFSTITVETVEPSQDEARTTEQVWPTPVIEWDTTNATTSLTPQSTRSTEKTFTLPATDSSNGIPGIDEVMKTTKIIIGCFVAITLMAAVMLVIFYKMRKQHHRQNHHAPTRTVEIINVDDELTGDTPIESHLPMPAIEHEHLNHYNSYKSPFNHTTTVNTINSIHSSVHEPLLIRMNSKDNVQETQI; encoded by the coding sequence ATGTTGAACAAGATGACCTTACATCCACAGCAGATAATGATAGGTCCTAGGTTTAACAGGGCCCTATTTGACCCCTTGCTTGTGGTGCTATTAGCTCTTCAACTTCTTGTGGTCGCTGGTTTGGTCAGAGCTCAGACCTGCCCTTCTGTATGTTCCTGTAGCAATCAATTTAGCAAAGTAATTTGTGTACGGAAGAATCTGAGAGAGGTCCCTGACGCCATCTCCACCAACACCCGATTATTGAATCTCCATGAGAACCAGATCCAAATCATTAAGGTGAATAGCTTCAAACACCTGAGGCATTTAGAAGTATTGCAGCTGAGCAGGAATCACATTAGAACAATTGAAATAGGGGCCTTCAATGGTCTGGCTAATCTTAATACTTTGGAACTCTTTGACAATCGTCTTAGCACCATCCCAAATGGGGCTTTTGTGTACTTGTCAAAACTGAAGGAGCTTTGGCTGAGGAACAACCCCATTGAGAGTATTCCTTCCTATGCTTTTAATAGAATTCCTTCCCTTCGAAGATTGGATTTGGGGGAATTAAAAAGGCTTTCGTATATCTCAGAAGGTGCCTTTGAAGGTCTGTCCAATTTAAGGTATTTGAACCTTGCTATGTGTAACCTTCGGGAGATTCCTAACCTCACACCACTCGTAAAACTGGATGAACTAGATCTTTCTGGGAATCACTTAACTTCTATCAAGCCAGGGTCTTTTCAAGGCTTAATGCACCTTCAAAAATTGTGGCTGATCCAATCCCAGATTCAAGTGATTGAAAGGAATGCCTTTGATAACCTTCAGTCACTAGTAGAGATCAATCTAGCCCACAACAATCTAACACTACTGCCTCATGACCTCTTCACACCTCTCCGTCTAGAAAGAATCCACCTACATCATAACCCTTGGAACTGCAATTGTGACATCCTGTGGCTCAGCTGGTGGATTAAAGACAAAGCACCCTCAAACACTGCATGCTGTGCCCGTTGCAACACACCTCCAAGCCTAAAAGGAAGGTATATCGGTGAGCTAGACCTGAATTACTTCACATGCTACGCTCCTGTGATTGTGGAGCCACCAACAGACCTCAACGTCACTGAAGGCATGGCTGCAGAGCTGAAATGCCGAGCATCAACATCCCTGACCTCTATATCTTGGATTACTCCAAATGGGTCTGTTATAACACATGGGGCTTATAGGGTTCGGATTTCTGTGCTTAGTGATGGCACATTAAATTTTACAAGGGTGACCGCTCAAGACACGGGCTTGTATACATGCTTGGTGAGTAACTCTGTTGGGAATACCACAGCTTCTGCAACACTCAATGTAACTGCACAGGAGTGTATTACCTATTTTTCAACTATCACAGTAGAAACTGTGGAACCTTCTCAGGATGAGGCGCGGACCACAGAGCAGGTATGGCCCACACCAGTCATTGAATGGGACACCACCAATGCAACAACCTCTCTCACACCACAGAGCACAAGGTCAACGGAAAAAACATTCACCCTCCCTGCAACAGATTCAAGCAATGGGATCCCAGGAATAGATGAGGTTATGAAAACTACCAAAATCATAATTGGTTGTTTTGTGGCAATCACTCTTATGGCTGCTGTGATGTTGGTCATTTTCTACAAAATGCGGAAACAACATCATCGGCAAAACCACCATGCTCCAACGCGAACTGTAGAGATCATTAATGTGGATGATGAGCTTACAGGTGACACACCCATAGAAAGTCATTTGCCCATGCCAGCAATAGAGCATGAGCATTTAAATCACTATAACTCTTATAAGTCTCCTTTCaaccacacaacaacagttaATACAATAAATTCAATACACAGTTCAGTGCATGAACCATTATTGATCCGAATGAACTCAAAAGACAATGTGCAAGAGACTCAGATCtaa